The following are from one region of the Salmo trutta chromosome 22, fSalTru1.1, whole genome shotgun sequence genome:
- the LOC115158145 gene encoding nicotinamide riboside kinase 2 isoform X1, with the protein MKYVIGIGGVTNGGKTTLTNRLIKSLPNCCVVHQDDFFKKPDQIEVGEDGFRQWDVLTALDMDAMVNTIRGWSENPVKFAHSHGVNVSPSTEVADPEQQIHILIVEGFLLYNYKPLMDVYNKCYYISIPYEECKRRRSTRQYTVPDPPGLFEGHVWPMYLKHRNEMVKSSLDIAYLDGLKSEEGIYSQVYEDIQNTLLNCL; encoded by the exons ATGAAATACGTTATAGGAATTGGCGG TGTGACTAATGGTGGGAAAACCACTTTGACGAATAGGCTGATCAAGTCGCTACCTAACTGTTGTGTGGTGCATCAAGATGACTTTTTCAAG AAACCTGATCAGATAGAAGTCGGTGAGGACGGCTTTAGACAGTGGGATG TGCTCACAGCGTTGGACATGGATGCCATGGTGAACACGATTCGAGGCTGGAGTGAGAACCCAGTGAAGTTTGCACACTCCCACGGTGTCAACGTGTCCCCTTCCACAGAGGTTGCCGACCCAGAGCAGCAGATCCACATTCTGATCGTAGAGGGCTTCCTTCTGTACAACTACAA ACCCCTGATGGACGTGTACAACAAGTGCTACTACATCTCCATTCCATACGAAGAGTGCAAAAGGAGGAGAAG TACAAGACAATACACTGTCCCTGACCCCCCTGGCCTGTTTGAAGGCCATGTGTGGCCCATGTACTTGAAGCACAGGAATGAGATGGTCAAGAGCTCTTTAGACATTG CATATCTGGATGGCTTGAAATCAGAAGAAGGGATCTACAGCCAGGTGTATGAGGACATCCAGAATACACTGTTGAATTGTTTATAG
- the LOC115158145 gene encoding nicotinamide riboside kinase 2 isoform X2, which produces MDAMVNTIRGWSENPVKFAHSHGVNVSPSTEVADPEQQIHILIVEGFLLYNYKPLMDVYNKCYYISIPYEECKRRRSTRQYTVPDPPGLFEGHVWPMYLKHRNEMVKSSLDIAYLDGLKSEEGIYSQVYEDIQNTLLNCL; this is translated from the exons ATGGATGCCATGGTGAACACGATTCGAGGCTGGAGTGAGAACCCAGTGAAGTTTGCACACTCCCACGGTGTCAACGTGTCCCCTTCCACAGAGGTTGCCGACCCAGAGCAGCAGATCCACATTCTGATCGTAGAGGGCTTCCTTCTGTACAACTACAA ACCCCTGATGGACGTGTACAACAAGTGCTACTACATCTCCATTCCATACGAAGAGTGCAAAAGGAGGAGAAG TACAAGACAATACACTGTCCCTGACCCCCCTGGCCTGTTTGAAGGCCATGTGTGGCCCATGTACTTGAAGCACAGGAATGAGATGGTCAAGAGCTCTTTAGACATTG CATATCTGGATGGCTTGAAATCAGAAGAAGGGATCTACAGCCAGGTGTATGAGGACATCCAGAATACACTGTTGAATTGTTTATAG